The Streptomyces armeniacus genomic interval TCCTCGACGGTGGTCGCCATCGGCTTCTCCACCAGCACGTGCAGCCCGGCCGCGGCGGCGTCGGCGACCATCGGGGTGTGCAGGGCGTGCGGGGCCGCGACGATGACCGCGTGCAGCTCCCCGGCCGCGAACATGTCGCGGTGGTCGGTGAAGACGGGCACACCGGCGGGCGCCAGGTCACGGGCGGCGGAGGGGCGGGTGTCGCAGATCGCGGCGATCTCGTAGCCCCGCGCGTCGGCGGCCGCACGTACGTGGGCGGCGCCGACGCTTCCCGCGCCGATCACACCGATGCGGAACCGACCGGTGACCGGGTCGCTGCTCATGCATTGTCTCCTGTCGAGAAGGTGAGGAAGGGTCGAACGGCACGCGTGCGTACGGCACGCGCGCTCTGGAACGTCTTTGAGTACGGGCTTCGGGAACGGGATTTGGGTACGGCTCTGGGAACGGCCCGGAACGCCGCTTCAGACCGCGGCCGCCGTACGGGCGGCACCGCACGAGGCGCGGACCACCAGCCGGGGCTGGATCTCCACTCGGTGGCAGAGGGCGTCGTCGCCCGTCTCCATCCGGCCCAGCAGCAGCCGGGCAGACAGCGCGCCCACCTCGGACTTGGGCGGCGAGACCGCGGTGAGCGGCACGTCGCCGACCTCCGCGACCTCGTCGTCGTACGCGACGACCGCGAGGTCGTCCGGCACCGCCAGCCCTTGCCGCCGTGCCTCGACCACCAGGGCCGCGGCGTCCCGGTCGCCGTGGCAGAAGACGGCCGTGACGCCCGCGGCGGCGCAGGAGCGCACGTACGCGGCGATCTCCGCGGGCGCCCACACCTCCTGCCGGGCCACCGCGCCGTCGGCGGCGTCGAGCCCGAGGAGCGCCACGGCGTCGTCGAAGCCGCGGGCGACGCTCGCCGACGTGCCGGTGCGCAGCCTGCCGAGGTGCCCGACCCGCCGGTGGCCCAGGCCGCGCAGGTGCCGCAGCGCGAGGCAGACGCCGCCGCCGTGGTCGGTGCCGACGTACGACGTGGAGTCGTCGGGCTCCGGCGCCGGGGCCTGCGCTCCACCAGGACGTACGGCAGGGGCAGTTCGCGCAGGCCGTCCACGTACGCCTGCGGGTCGCTCATGAGGTGCAGGTTCGGTACGAGCAGCAGGCCCTGCACGCCGCTGTCCCGCATCGCCCGCAACTCGTCCTGCTCCACTCCGAGGTCGTACTTGGACGACGCGAGGACGACACCCGCGCCCGCCTCGCGCAGCACCCGCTGGATCCCGTCCACGACCCGGGGGTAGTAGTACGTCGTCGACGGCACGAGCACGCCGACGAGCCGCCGCCCCGCCGGTGCCGCCGGTTCCTCGGCGGCCTGGTCGGCGGCGGGCGTGACGAAGGTGCCCGCGCCCTGGCGGCGCTGGACGATGCCCTCGGCGACCAGTTCGCCCACGGCGCGGCGCAGTGTGTTGATGCTCACCGACAGCGAATCGGCGAGTTCCCGTTCGACGGGGAGCTGTGCGCCGGGCGCCCAGAGGCCGTTTTCGATATTCGTGCGCAGCCGCTCCGCAACGTGCAGGTATTTGGGTCCCCGAAGGAATGAATCATTCTTCCCTGCCGACTTCATGCCAGGAGATTGCGCTAATCATGCTCTTGCGTCAAGAACTCCGCGATGCTTTTCTGGCCGCAGTGGCAAGAAATCAAGAATTCATTCCGGAATAGGGAATGAATTAAGCGCGGGAGAAGTGATGAGCGAATTGCTGACCGGGCCACGGGAACTCCGGGAGGAACTCGCCCGGCCCGGACCGGACTTGACGGCCGAGGCCGGTTCCTGGCCCGGCGACGTACTCGTCCTGGGCGCGGGCGGCAAGACCGGCGCCGGAATCGCCGCCATGGCCCGCCGCGCGCTCGCGGCAGCGGGCCGTACGGACGCGCGGGTGCTCGCGGTCTCCCGGTGGACGGACACAGCGGCGCGCGAACAGCTCGCGGCGTACGGCGTCGAGACGGTCGCCGCCGACCTGTCGGACCCGGGCGCCCTGGCCCAACTGCCGGACGCCGGGGCGGTGATCCACCTCGTGGGCGCCAAGTTCGGCACCGCCACCGCGCCCGAACAGGCCTGGCTGACCAACACGGTGCTGCCCGACCACGTCGCCCGGCGCTGGCCCGCGGCCCGGACCGTCGCCCTGTCCACGGGCAACGTGTACGGGATGACCGCCCCCGTCACCGGCGGCTCCCCGGAGGGCGACCCGCCACGTCCGGAGGGCGACTACGCCGTCACCTGCCTCGGCCGCGAACGGGTCTTCACCCACGCCGCCCGCACCCGTGACACCCCCGTCGCCCTGATCCGCCTCAACTACGCCGTCGAGCCGCGCTACGGCGTCCTCGCCGACCTCGCCCGCACGCTGCTCGCCGGGCGGCCCGTCGCCCTGGACACCGGCGCCGTCAACGTCGTATGGCAGCGCTACGCCAACGAGGTCGTCCTGCGCAGCATCGGACACGCCCGCGGCGGCGACCCGTTCACGCTGAACCTCACCGGACCGGAGACGGCCGGCGTCCGTACACTCGCCCTGCGGCTCGCCGAACGCCTGGGCGTGAAGGCCGAGTTCACCGGGGAGCCGCCCGCGACCAGCCTGCTGAGCGACGCCACGGCCTGCCACGCGCTGTTCGGCTACCCGGACCGCACCCTCGGGCAGCTCGTCGACCTCCAGGCGGCCTGGCTGCGCGCGGGCAACGAAGTGTGGGACAGGCCCACCAAGTTCGAGCGCCGGGACGGCCGCTTCTGATGCCGTACGCCCTGCCTCCGGGCGCCGCCGCGCTCCTGCGCCGCGGCACCGTCATCCCCGCTCACCCCCTGGCCCTGCGCGCCGACCGCACCCTGGACGAACGCCGCCAGCGCGCCCTGACCCGCTACTACGCGGCGGCCGGCGCCGGGGGCGTGGCCGTCGGCGTGCACACCACGCAGTTCGCCGTACGGGACCACGGGCTGCTGCGCGCCGTACTCGAACTCGCCGCAGAGGAGGCCGAAAAGGCCGCGGGCGACCGGCCGTTCCTGCGGATCGCCGGCGTGTGCGGACCCGTACAACAGGCCGTGCGGGAGGCCCGTACGGCCCGCGAACTGGGCTACGACGCCGTCCTCGTCTCCCCCGCCGGGCTGCCCGACGCGGACCTCGACGCGCTCCTGGACCGCAGCGCCGCCGTCGGCGAGGTGCTGCCGGTGATCGGCTTCTACCTCCAGGAGGCCGTCGGCGGGCGCTACCTGCCGCGCGCGTACTGGCGGCGGCTGGCCGACCAGGAGTCGACCGTCGCCGTGAAGGCCGCCCCGTTCGACCGGTACCGCACCCTCGAACTCGTCCAGGGCGTCGCCGACTCGGAGCGCGGCGGGGACGTCGCCTTGTACACCGGCAACGACGACGCCATCGTCGCCGACCTGCTCACGCCGTACCACGTGACCGGGCCCGCGGGCCCGGTCGTACGGCACTTCGCGGGCGGGCTCCTCGGGCACTGGGCGGTGTGGACGCGTTCGGCGGTGCGGCTGCTCGGCGACGTCCACGCCGCCCGCGACGGCGACGCTGCCGCGCGGCAGCGCGCCCTGGCGCGGCTGGCCGGGGACACCGACGCCAACGCGGCGGTCTACGACGTACGCGGTGGCTTCGCCGGGTGCATCGCCGGTGTACACGAAGTGCTGCGGCGCCAGGGCCTGTTGGCCGGGACCTGGTGCCTGGACCCCGCGGAGTGCCTCTCGCCAGGCCAGACGGAGGAGATCGCCCGCGTACACGCCGCGTACCACTGGCTGCGAGAGGAGGACGCGTTCGTCACCGACGGGCTGACCCGCTGGCTGCCGTGATCCACCGCGCCCCGCGCCGCACCGCCCGTCCCCCCAACCGGAAAGAGGAACGATGAAGACCAAGACGAAGACCGTGCTCCTCGTCGGCACCGCGACCGCCCTGCTCGCCACCTTCAACCTCGCCCCCCAGGCCACGGCCGAACGCACCGGCGACAAACCGCGTCCGGCCGCCGCCCCGCAGCAGAACGGCTTCGAGCGGCCGGCCGCGGGCAACCCGTACACGGTCTCCGAATGGGCCGCGGACGGCTGGGACCTCGCCGACGGGCCGGGAGGCGGCACGCCGCAGGGCTGGGACACCCGTACGAGCATCGACGGCGAAACGCCCGCGCACAGCGGCGCCAAGTCGCTGCGCGTCTTCTACCCGGAGGGGCAGATAGGCCCGGAGAACTCCGGGGCCCTCGCGCCGTTCCGCGTGCCCGAGTCGCGTGAGTACTACCTGTCGTTCTGGGTAAAGTTCAGCGACGACTTCAGCTGGGGCACCACACAGTTCGCGGGCAAGGTCGGGATCGGGCTGTCCGGCGGCGGCGCCTGCTCCGGCGGGGAGCAGTGCGACGGCACCAACGGCTTCAGCTCCCGCCCGATCTGGACCAAGAGCAGCGGCACGGCGGCCGTCTACTACTACAGCATGGAGCACGAGGGCGAGTACGGCGACCACGTGGTTCTGCGGAAGGACGGCGCCGACATCCAGTGGCCGAAGGGCGAGTGGGTCAACGTCGTCCAGCGGCTGAAGGTCAACACCGTCACCGACGGGCAGGCGAACCCCGACGGCGAACTCGAGATCTTCTACAATGGCGAGTCCGCCGCCGAGAAGACCGGCCTGCGCTTCGTCACCAACGACGACCAGATCGACAAGGCGCACTTCTCCAGCTTCGCGGGCGGCGGCACCCCCGAGTTCGCCCCTGCCGACGACGGATACATCTGGTACGACGACGTCAAGGTCTCGACCGACAGGGCGGACATCTGCGAGCTGAGCAGCTGTTCCTGACCCGTCCCGCCCCGCACGACCGGGCCGGGAGGCCGCCGCGGATCCCGGCGGCCTCCCGCCTCCGGCGCCCTCTGCGCCACGGGCCGCACCCGCACCCGCACCCGCACCCGCACCCGCACCCTCACCCGCACCCGTATCCGCACCCGCACCCGCACTGGAGAACGTCCTTGCCCAGTCTCTGATATACATCTCCGAGCACACGAGACGGACTCCAATGTCGCATGCCGTCCAAGTCTAGACAAACACAATAAAGCATATACGTACAGTACACCCACTCACTTTACCAATCTTCACGCCACTACATCGCCAACCCCGACCTCGTCACCCGCCTCGCCCTCGGCCGTGAACTGGCACCGGGCGACCCGAACACGTACTACACGGGCGGCGCCGGGCGCGGTCGGGGCGGGGCCGCGGAGGTGGAGGTACGAGGGCGGGTGGTTGTTCAGCTCCGTCACCAACTCGTCGTACGCGGCGAGGGTTTCGTCGTCGGCCGTGTACGGATAGGTGGCACGCGTACGGGCGTCGGCGGTGAAGACGTCGTCCGCCGTCCAGTACGGCGACAGGCGTATGCCGACGCACTGCCCGTCCCACGGTTCGGCGACCGCGTCGACGACCTCGAGCAGCAGCCGTTCGCGGCGGGTGCCGTACGCGTCCGTTCGGTGGTTCAGCCGCGGGTTGAGGAACTGCGGGAGCAGCATCGATCCGTTGGCGGCGACCTCGACGCCGTCGAAGCCCGCGCGGCGGGCGTTGCGCGCGGCGGCACCGTATTCCGCGACCGTGGCGGCGATGTCCGCTGCGGTCAACTCGCGCGGAGTGACCGTCCGCTGGAAGCCGCCTCCGGTGAACACCCTCTCGCCGGGGTTCACGGGGGAGGGGCCGGCGGGTGGGGCGCCGTGGTGGTGGTCGGGGTGGGAGTTGGCGCCGGCGTGCCAGAGCTGGAGGACGATGCGGCCGCCGAGGGCGTGGACGAGGTCGGTGACACGGCGCCATGCGGTGACCTGGCGGTCGGTGTGGATGCCGGGGACGTGGGGGAAGCCGACGGCTCGCGGGCTGGTCCAGGTGCCTTCGGTGACGATGAGTCCGGCGGTGGCGCGCTGGGCGTAGTAGGCGGCGTGGAGGGCGGTGGGCGCGAGGTGCGGGTTGGTGGCGCGGGCACGGGTGATGGGCGCCATGACCACGCGGTTGGGCAGCCGGAGGCCGCCGAGCTCGTACGGCCGCAGCAGGGCGGCCGTACGTGCGCCGGGTGCCGCCGGTGCGGACTGCGCGCTCTCTGCGTCCTGTGCGTCGTTGTCAGCACCCTGTGCGTCCGGTGCCGTTGTACGGGTGGTGGTCATCGTGCTGCTCCTCGATGTCGCGCCGATGCGGCGGGCCGTCCGCCGGGTGCTCGTTACGGGGACGGAGCGGAGCGGCGAAAGGTGACCGCGGGGCCGTCCCGGGGGCCGCCGCCCGCCGGACGTAAACCCGTAGGCGGTGCCACGGCGCCTCCCGTACGGTGCCCGCTATGGCGGAATCCGCAGGGCACGACGGCACTTGCGCCGGAGACGGCTCCGGCAGTGGCACCGGGAACGGCTCCGGAGGCGGTTTCGGCGACGGCACCGGGAGTGGCTCGGGCTCCGGCGACGGCTCCGGGAGTGGCTCGGGCTCCGGCGACGGCTCCGGTACCGGCGATGACCGGGACACCCGCAGCTCCAGCGAGCTGCTGGGGTTCGCGCCCGGCGCACGGGTGCTCATCGTCAACGCCGACGACTTCGGCATGTACCACGCCGTGAACACCGCGGTGATCGACGCCATCGAGCAGGGCATCGCCAGTTCGTGCAGCCTGATGGTGCCCTGTCCCGGTGCGCCGGAGGCGATGCGGCTGCTGAGGGAGCGGCCGGAGATCCCGTTCGGTGTGCACCTGACGCTGTTCTGCGACACGGCACGCGCTCCCCACCAGTGGGGCCCGCTGGCCGCGCCGGAGAGTGTGCCGTCGCTGCTGGACGAGGAGGGTGAGCTGTTCTCGCCGGACGGAGTGCCCGAACTCCTGGCACAGGCGCGGCTCGAGGACGTGGAGCGCGAGTTCCGTGCGCAGATCAACGCCGTGCTCGCCGCCGGGCTGCGGCCGACGCATCTGGACTGGCACTGCCTGGCCGACGGCGGACGCGACGACATCTTCGACCTGACGGCTTCGCTTGCCGCGGAGCACGGCTTGGCCGTACGCGTCTGGCTGGACCCCGCACGCCGGAAGACGCGGCCGCGCGGACTGCCGGTCACCGACCATCCGTTCCTCGACAGCTTCTCCCTCGGCCTCGACGGCAAGGCGGACCGCTACGCCGAACTCCTGCGCTCACTCCCCGCGGGGCTCAGCGAGTGGGCCGTGCATCCGGGACTCGACGACGCGGACGCGCGTACGGCCGACCCCGGAGGCTGGTCCGTGCGCAGCACCGACCACGCCTTCCTGACGTCGCCCCGGGCACGTGAACTCGTA includes:
- a CDS encoding substrate-binding domain-containing protein, with amino-acid sequence MGARRTAPRRTGTRRFAVGEHQHTAPRRGRTGRRGHRPAPPGRGHLRHARRRPGRRGTGGTGGAAARRRARAVDDVLLPPGRGRDPAGAARGGRGCRPRVVQVRPRSGAGRVAGDAGQRRAGPAARTEPAPHERPAGVRGRPARTAPAVRPGGAQAPAPEPDDSTSYVGTDHGGGVCLALRHLRGLGHRRVGHLGRLRTGTSASVARGFDDAVALLGLDAADGAVARQEVWAPAEIAAYVRSCAAAGVTAVFCHGDRDAAALVVEARRQGLAVPDDLAVVAYDDEVAEVGDVPLTAVSPPKSEVGALSARLLLGRMETGDDALCHRVEIQPRLVVRASCGAARTAAAV
- a CDS encoding NAD-dependent epimerase/dehydratase family protein, coding for MSELLTGPRELREELARPGPDLTAEAGSWPGDVLVLGAGGKTGAGIAAMARRALAAAGRTDARVLAVSRWTDTAAREQLAAYGVETVAADLSDPGALAQLPDAGAVIHLVGAKFGTATAPEQAWLTNTVLPDHVARRWPAARTVALSTGNVYGMTAPVTGGSPEGDPPRPEGDYAVTCLGRERVFTHAARTRDTPVALIRLNYAVEPRYGVLADLARTLLAGRPVALDTGAVNVVWQRYANEVVLRSIGHARGGDPFTLNLTGPETAGVRTLALRLAERLGVKAEFTGEPPATSLLSDATACHALFGYPDRTLGQLVDLQAAWLRAGNEVWDRPTKFERRDGRF
- a CDS encoding dihydrodipicolinate synthase family protein, translating into MPYALPPGAAALLRRGTVIPAHPLALRADRTLDERRQRALTRYYAAAGAGGVAVGVHTTQFAVRDHGLLRAVLELAAEEAEKAAGDRPFLRIAGVCGPVQQAVREARTARELGYDAVLVSPAGLPDADLDALLDRSAAVGEVLPVIGFYLQEAVGGRYLPRAYWRRLADQESTVAVKAAPFDRYRTLELVQGVADSERGGDVALYTGNDDAIVADLLTPYHVTGPAGPVVRHFAGGLLGHWAVWTRSAVRLLGDVHAARDGDAAARQRALARLAGDTDANAAVYDVRGGFAGCIAGVHEVLRRQGLLAGTWCLDPAECLSPGQTEEIARVHAAYHWLREEDAFVTDGLTRWLP
- a CDS encoding polysaccharide lyase, which produces MKTKTKTVLLVGTATALLATFNLAPQATAERTGDKPRPAAAPQQNGFERPAAGNPYTVSEWAADGWDLADGPGGGTPQGWDTRTSIDGETPAHSGAKSLRVFYPEGQIGPENSGALAPFRVPESREYYLSFWVKFSDDFSWGTTQFAGKVGIGLSGGGACSGGEQCDGTNGFSSRPIWTKSSGTAAVYYYSMEHEGEYGDHVVLRKDGADIQWPKGEWVNVVQRLKVNTVTDGQANPDGELEIFYNGESAAEKTGLRFVTNDDQIDKAHFSSFAGGGTPEFAPADDGYIWYDDVKVSTDRADICELSSCS
- a CDS encoding alkene reductase, translated to MTTTRTTAPDAQGADNDAQDAESAQSAPAAPGARTAALLRPYELGGLRLPNRVVMAPITRARATNPHLAPTALHAAYYAQRATAGLIVTEGTWTSPRAVGFPHVPGIHTDRQVTAWRRVTDLVHALGGRIVLQLWHAGANSHPDHHHGAPPAGPSPVNPGERVFTGGGFQRTVTPRELTAADIAATVAEYGAAARNARRAGFDGVEVAANGSMLLPQFLNPRLNHRTDAYGTRRERLLLEVVDAVAEPWDGQCVGIRLSPYWTADDVFTADARTRATYPYTADDETLAAYDELVTELNNHPPSYLHLRGPAPTAPGAARVVRVRVARCQFTAEGEAGDEVGVGDVVA
- a CDS encoding polysaccharide deacetylase family protein, which translates into the protein MAESAGHDGTCAGDGSGSGTGNGSGGGFGDGTGSGSGSGDGSGSGSGSGDGSGTGDDRDTRSSSELLGFAPGARVLIVNADDFGMYHAVNTAVIDAIEQGIASSCSLMVPCPGAPEAMRLLRERPEIPFGVHLTLFCDTARAPHQWGPLAAPESVPSLLDEEGELFSPDGVPELLAQARLEDVEREFRAQINAVLAAGLRPTHLDWHCLADGGRDDIFDLTASLAAEHGLAVRVWLDPARRKTRPRGLPVTDHPFLDSFSLGLDGKADRYAELLRSLPAGLSEWAVHPGLDDADARTADPGGWSVRSTDHAFLTSPRARELVDREGVIVTDYRTVQRLWQRAASA